A genome region from Rutidosis leptorrhynchoides isolate AG116_Rl617_1_P2 unplaced genomic scaffold, CSIRO_AGI_Rlap_v1 contig548, whole genome shotgun sequence includes the following:
- the LOC139884395 gene encoding uncharacterized protein — MGKDFSQPSFRCTSAGCLTKTGKDFLAASSQVTSATDGLVTICYIDTWTTYDPSGGIIERNKSNSVLLSIAQTQHLKITCEVIKNMYDDGWLPFNFSNLQKFELLHTGFTDIVIPVEANCLCRKPVSVDTDHTAVAVSWLFSTKLILQKICLFLQHKSYWETRIVFRIGEGGEFSVNELEIRQRYIYTRELTHRDKSLHAQIPSCLHTLYCSRFIDIFVRELLNWCWNLSVHLSNYSELILFGASSCGAFKSEDQWTAAKSITSTANIKAVSSIQYAICPSVFKIIQNIETAKESWDALQLMYEGTKSVRQSKLHLITTRFETLTMKVDETITDFEKKLRYIANKSTAHSEEIPDSKLVRKVLISLPDKFSSKMEAISESTDFENLQFDDLMGKFRTHEMTLAMKKRDKSRSKTVASKSGIKEVPVNTGDQQPIYEQLVPLMKNMRKMYRKFNKAKFNDDSLTNQKNNQSSQKKETGGGSQRYGQGKSSEGKTRVKIEKIKCHECQGFGHIAAKCASTLEEQEKSFLSTWSDEETSEDKFKSNECGREIKFHAHTALTATVSVSTDNSKENLSTYEDSGSEDDGDIHAAFKDLLGKMTESLRINHILSDELTQLTAERKDFDKIIEKYETEIDKLKYELSESEKKLEQANLAIEKFTKGKGNLDEILNKVSPKDNLFGGGYTPSRAEKEAVIMTGTRQTNNTYTLNGDIKCLKTNTENLKLWHKKLGHIDFRNLVDLSKTGYVKGLPPLTYDSNITCGDCQLGKQTKQKHSKVHYITTERPLQLLHINLMGPMQTPSLGGKTYVFVCVDDFSRYTWVDFLKEKSEAPDVIIKLCNKLNNERQNTTGAITRIRSDHGKEFENSVTTAFCEHSGFVHEFSAPITPQQNGVVERKNRFITELAHTMIHARQLSYKLLGKAMSMARYTINRVYLQLHTKETPYEILRNKKQSMQYLHEFGSSCYMLMDREPRRKLDSKSEREVFVGHSVYRTLIDKSNTITESINVVVNDKQVEMENQEDGEPGFSQLLTNDNTPSVGALGTEGVNSNENTPSVEALPVSTDARNTHKSIPAITNQNEYPTIREQKNHPTEDIIGDIFERQARGVLRENSRGMINYVTYTSRIEPQKVDEALTNEQGNITRNKARLFAQVYRQVEGIDFGETFAPVTQLESIRLSIIVVTHGNITLYQMDVKHVLLKGYLNTKEYPYHEYRLTKALYGLKPAPQAWYGGLSVYLCQQGYRRGGVDNSLFLKTTGGELIIAQTYVDDNIFCPVSKEETSITQKTCAKNLVKKYGLGTAKPIRMSMRTNEHVSKDTEGESANPTLYQSMIESLLYLCASRLDLSYIWYTKDTNGVLAGYSDADMGGCVDDRRSTSGGCFYLGNNLVS; from the exons ATGGGTAAGGACTTCTCGCAACCCTCTTTCAGATGTACGAGTGCCGGTTGCCTCACCAAGACGGGTAAGGACTTTCTCGCAGCCTCCTCACAGGTTACGAGCGCCACAG ATGGACTTGTTACAATCTGTTACATTGATACTTGGACTACTTATGATCCATCTGGTGGTATAATTGAAAGAAACAAATCAAACAGCGTACTCCTAAGTATAGCTCAGACTCAACACTTGAAGATCACGTGTGAAGTTATCAAG AACATGTACGATGATGGTTGGCTCCCATTTAACTTTAGTAATCTGCAAAAGTTTGAATTGCTTCACACTGGTTTCACCGATATCGTCATTCCTGTTGAGGCAAACTGCCTGTGTCGCAAACCTGTGTCTGTTGATACTGATCACACAGCAGTTGCAGTAAGTTGGCTATTTTCGACAAAACTGATTCTACAGAAGATTTGCTTATTCTTGCAGCACAAGTCTTATTGGGAAACTA GGATTGTTTTCCGAATTGGTGAAGGTGGTGAATTCTCTGTTAATGAGTTGGAGATTCGACAGAGATATATATACACAAGAGAGCTCACACACAGAGATAAGAGCTTACACGCACAAATACCTTCATGCCTTCATACACTATATTGTTCACGTTTCATTGACATATTTGTTCGTGAACTCTTAAACTGGTGTTGGAACTTATCAGTGCACTTATCCAACTATTCAGAGTTGATTCTGTTCGGTGCATCATCTTGTGGCGCTT TCAAGAGTGAAGATCAATGGACAGCAGCTAAATCAATTACGTCTACAGCAAACATCAAAGCCGTTAGCAGTATCCAATATGCTATATGCCCTAGTGTATTCAAGATCATTCAGAATATCGAGACAGCTAAGGAATCTTGGGATGCACTTCAACTCATGTACGAAGGAACAAAATCAGTCAGGCAATCAAAGTTACATCTCATCACTACCAGATTTGAAACTCTAACCATGAAAGTTGATGAAAccattactgattttgaaaagaaACTTCGTTACATTGCTAATAAATCTACTGCTCATAGCGAGGAAATTCCTGACTCCAAACTAGTAAGGAAGGTGCTGATCTCGCTACCCGATAAGTTTAGCTCGAAGATGGAGGCTATCAGTGAATCGACTGATTTTGAGAACTTGCAGTTTGATGATCTTATGGGAAAATTCAGAACTCATGAGATGACATTGGCAATGAAGAAAAGGGACAAGTCTAGATCGAAAACTGTTGCCTCTAAATCTGGAATAAAAGAAGTACCTGTTAACACAGGTGATCAACAGCCAATCTACGAGCAGCTGGTTCCATTAATGAAGAATATGAGGAAGATGTATAGGAAGTTCAACAAAGCGAAATTCAATGATGACTCATTAACAAATCAGAAGAATAATCAAAGCTCCCAGAAGAAAGAGACAGGAGGAGGTAGTCAACGGTATGGACAGGGAAAATCCAGCGAAGGAAAAACCAGAGTCAAGATAGAAAAGATAAAATGCCATGAATGTCAAGGTTTTGGCCACATTGCTGCCAAGTGTGCCAGCACTCTTGAAGAACAGGAGAAATCTTTCTTATCCACCTGGAGTGATGAGGAGACGTCTGAAGACAAGTTTAAATCCAATGAGTGTGGAAGAGAGATCAAGTTTCATGCCCATACTGCTCTCACAGCTACTGTATCTGTTAGCACAGATAACTCAAAGGAGAACTTGAGCACATATGAGGACTCAGGAAGCGAGGATGACGGAGACATACATGCTGCCTTCAAAGACCTTCTTGGAAAAATGACGGAATCCCTCAGAATCAACCATATACTATCTGATGAACTAACGCAACTCACAGCTGAAAGGAAGGATTTTGACAAAATAATTGAAAAATACGAGACTGAGATCGACAAATTGAAGTATGAATTGTCAGAATCAGAGAAGAAGCTTGAACAAGCTAACCTTGCTATAGAGAAGTTCACCAAAGGAAAAGGAAATCTTGACGAGATCCTGAATAAAGTATCTCCAAAAGATAATCTATTTGGGGGTGGTTACACACCATCAAGAGCGGAAAAAGAAGCAGTGATCATGACAGGGACAAGACAAACCAACAACACATACACTCTGAATGGTGATATAAAATGCCTGAAGACTAACACAGAAAATTTAAAATTATGGCACAAGAAACTTGGGCATATTGACTTCAGGAATCTAGTAGATTTATCAAAAACAGGATATGTGAAAGGCTTACCACCTCTTACCTATGATTCTAATATCACGTGTGGAGATTGCCAACTAGGGAAGCAGACAAAGCAGAAGCATTCTAAAGTTCACTACATCACCACGGAGAGGCCCCTGCAACTCCTGCATATCAACCTAATGGGGCCAATGCAAACTCCAAGCTTGGGAGGTAAAACCTATGTGTTTGTTTGTGTTGATGATTTTTCCAGGTATACTTGGGTAGATTTTCTTAAGGAAAAATCCGAAGCTCCTGATGTCATCATAAAGTTATGCAATAAACTGAACAATGAAAGGCAAAACACAACTGGTGCTATCACAAGAATCAGGAGTGATCATGGAAAAGAGTTTGAGAATTCAGTCACAACTGCATTCTGTGAGCACAGTGGGTTTGTACATGAATTTTCTGCACCtattactccacaacaaaatggagtggtGGAAAGGAAAAATAGATTCATTACAGAGTTGGCACATACCATGATCCATGCTCGACAGCTTAGCTACAAGCTATTGGGAAAAGCCATGTCAATGGCACGCTATACTATAAATAGGGTGTATCTTCAACTACACACCAAGGAAACTCCTTATGAGATCTTGAGAAACAAGAAGCAATCGATGCAATATTTACACGAATTCGGCAGCTCTTGCTACATGTTGATGGACAGAGAACCTAGAAGAAAACTCGACTCAAAAAGTGAAAGGGAAGTATTTGTTGGTCATTCAGTTTATAGAACTCTTATCGATAAATCTAATACTATCACTGAATCAATCAATGTTGTGGTTAATGACAAGCAGGTTGAAATGGAAAATCAAGAGGATGGTGAACCTGGATTCAGTCAACTTCTGACTAATGATAACACACCTAGTGTGGGAGCATTAGGAACGGAAGGTGTTAACAGCAATGAAAACACACCTAGTGTGGAGGCATTGCCTGTGAGCACAGACGCCAGGAACACTCATAAATCTATACCTGCTATCACAAACCAGAATGAATATCCTACCATACGAGAACAGAAGAATCATCCCACTGAAGATATTATTGGTGACATCTTCGAGAGACAAGCTAGAGGCGTACTCAGGGAAAACTCTAGAGGTATGATCAACTATGTGACTTATACTTCCAGAATTGAACCACAGAAAGTCGACGAAGCCTTAACCAATGAACAGGGGAATATCACAAGAAACAAGGCACGACTGTTTGCACAGGTATATAGACAGGTTGAAGGAATAGACTTTGGCGAGACGTTTGCTCCTGTTACTCAACTTGAATCAATCAGGCTATCAATAATTGTGGTTACACATGGAAACATCACActgtatcaaatggatgtcaaacatGTTCTTCTAAAAGGGTACTTGAATACAAAAGAGTATCCCTATCATGAGTACAGACTGACAAAAGCATTATATGGACTTAAGCCAGCTCCACAAGCTTGGTATGGAGGGCTGTCGGTATATCTGTGTCAACAGGGCTATCGAAGAGGTGGTGTTGATAACTCTCTGTTTCTCAAAACCACAGGGGGAGAATTGATCATAGCCCAGACTTATGTTGACGACAACATTTTTTGTCCAGTCAGTAAGGAAGAAACGTCGATCACTCAGAAAACATGTGCCAAGAATCTGGTTAAGAAGTATGGATTAGGGACTGCCAAACCGATAAGGATGTCAATGAGGACGAACGAACATGTGTCTAAGGACACTGAAGGAGAGAGTGCCAATCCCACActctatcaaagtatgattgagAGTCTACTATATCTCTGCGCCAGTAGACTAGACCTGAGCTACATTTGGTATACAAAAGATACGAATGGAGTGCTAGCTGGCTATAGTGATGCTGATATGGGTGGTTGTGTTGATGACAGAAGAAGTACATCAGGGGGCTGTTTCTACCTTGGAAACAATCTGGTATCTTGA
- the LOC139884396 gene encoding uncharacterized protein, protein MSTGEKRRFKRKRTDLNTSEFVPAAVPDSLDEQSSETRIFVNSAAKEFWLYASGKKMIAEKVLVRVEAEEFNLKELLVEENLWASTTRNSQYAEKIVREFYCNMPAGVDNVESPKYQRVFVRGRHYNISPKLFADAFECWNPEEKCKENFTVIVTELTGGCKRTWSVRDSALKPTELTSFYSTLHKIVVANWMPCRHTNTVSQKLGLLLFKIGTRVGFDLGEMTYDKIVSFAGRSKKNESYVHPTTIFTVLLNQGLTIGANEDFTQPETLKLTSRLVHGVHMVDINDNDVEVKEEEVEVLTPEALAVATDMVKFLRKQEYRLRNERLLLEARIAKS, encoded by the coding sequence ATGAGCACAGGGGAGAAGAGAAGGTTCAAAAGAAAGCGGACTGATCTGAACACATCTGAATTTGTTCCAGCTGCAGTCCCGGACTCCCTGGATGAACAATCATCTGAGACAAGAATCTTTGTAAATTCTGCTGCAAAAGAATTCTGGCTTTATGCCTCTGGAAAAAAAATGATTGCAGAAAAGGTGCTAGTAAGAGTTGAAGCTGAGGAGTTTAATCTCAAAGAATTACTGGTTGAAGAGAATTTGTGGGCCAGTACAACACGAAACAGTCAGTATGCTGAAAAGATTGTCCGGGAATTCTATTGTAATATGCCAGCCGGGGTAGACAATGTTGAGTCACCTAAATATCAACGAGTATTTGTCCGAGGCAGACATTACAACATCTCACCAAAGTTGTTTGCCGATGCATTTGAATGCTGGAATCCGGAAGAAAAGTGTAAAGAGAACTTTACTGTCATTGTGACTGAGTTGACTGGAGGATGCAAGCGTACATGGTCAGTTAGAGACTCTGCCTTGAAACCAACTGAGTTAACATCTTTCTACTCAACTTTGCATAAGATTGTTGTGGCTAACTGGATGCCTTGTCGTCACACCAATACTGTAAGTCAAAAGTTGGGGCTTTTATTGTTTAAAATTGGAACCAGGGTTGGTTTTGATCTAGGTGAGATGACATATGACAAGATAGTTTCCTTTGCTGGTCGTTCAAAGAAAAATGAAAGCTATGTACATCCAACAACTATTTTTACTGTATTGCTCAATCAAGGCCTGACCATTGGTGCTAATGAAGACTTTACTCAACCGGAGACACTTAAGCTTACTTCCAGACTAGTTCATGGTGTGCATATGGTGGACATCAACGACAACGATGTGGAAGTAAAGGAAGAAGAAGTGGAGGTCCTGACACCAGAAGCTCTAGCTGTTGCAACTGACATGGTAAAATTTCTGAGAAAGCAGGAATATCGACTCAGGAATGAAAGGCTGCTACTAGAGGCACGCATTGCCAAAAGCTAA
- the LOC139884397 gene encoding uncharacterized protein: protein MCIFAGIERETVELRLIYVYAVDNGDKRCIVINDDATLSLMYQHQSWNRDLFISYLPIHNSGGTSRPNAGGESSRRPRGRRGYGPSNEDYIVPRVADYHVFSNMDGPDEVTNHRMPTCPELYNGDPSTIKLGTHFSNKEELQGAIAIWSTRRGAEYRTTLSDQTRWAAECINRPNRLWCEGHNCDGANNERDDRNISQDHVAHVITSKIRQRPNYPIKSIIDDCEAVFGCRIGRKKAWDGKRVALNQVYGDWETNFRQLPSYMLALEQCNDGTKVQWKFKKEDGVVHSWRKIFRYVFWHFGATKRTFEHSHPVVTVDATHLKGAYKGKAIVALVKTANHRVVPVAYAVIDEESTHSWYWFLKYLKIYVLQDTFTCIISDHHSSILSAIVKMDTKFPNWGVHRYCMEHVRANMIASVPKKKGIYGLCWAVSTALDQEQYTKAWTDLIQTSHHAAIYLQRIPLEKWTLFQDGFYRWGITTSNDAESYNNVLRGDQFLPIRALVQATHAKAMAIFTDEMAKINRIRYPLAEIPYRTFQDNKMRDRRYDVSLYPNCPDRTFRVISPSLRMGVPGREHTVRFDTGSCTCLEWDTYRIPCSHAMVIGKALGVRRLDLVDSCHTWDGWRHQFNGVFHPVPNDWPVSEFFLLPDDTRMVHHTGLGRRRNNRRIRGARDYAINRGTRPRACSNCNGHDHNRRKCPFSHSAADRLPLNMLHDPYGLQGNAPLDYQDSDYDDDYEEEEPDDDDEDDDDDDDDDDVDE, encoded by the exons ATGTGCATTTTTGCTGGGATTGAAAGAGAAACGGTAGAATTGAGGCTAATCTACGTATACGCCGTTGATAATGGTGATAAGCGTTGTATCGTCATCAATGATGATGCCACATTGTCATTGATGTATCAACATCAATCTTGGAATCGGGACTTGTTCATAAGTTACCTTCCGATTCATAATTCGGGTGGAACATCGAGACCCAATGCTGGGGGAGAGTCGAGTCGTAGGCCTCGCGGACGGCGGGGATATGGGCCCTCCAACGAGGATTACATTGTTCCTCGCGTTGCGGATTATCATGTCTTCAGCAATATGGATGGACCTGATGAGGTAACAAACCACCGAATGCCTACTTGTCCAGAGTTATACAATGGTGACCCCAGCACCATAAAGCTGGGAACGCATTTTTCGAATAAGGAAGAACTTCAGGGTGCGATAGCCATTTGGTCAACTAGGCGTGGAGCAGAGTATCGCACTACGTTATCAGATCAGACGAGATGGGCGGCAGAATGCATAAATCGTCCGAACAGAC TGTGGTGCGAGGGGCATAATTGTGACGGTGCAAACAACGAACGGGATGATCGAAATATTTCGCAAGATCATGTTGCCCACGTCATAACTTCTAAGATTCGCCAACGTCCAAATTACCCAATCAAATCCATCATTGATGATTGCGAAGCAGTATTCGGCTGTAGAATAGGCCGGAAAAAAGCTTGGGACGGCAAGCGAGTTGCACTGAACCAAGTATATGGAGATTGGGAGACGAATTTTCGCCAACTGCCCAGTTACATGCTTGCTCTAGAACAGTGCAACGACGGAACGAAAGTACAGTGGAAGTTCAAGAAAGAAGACGGGGTGGTACATAGCTGGAGGAAGATTTTCAG ATACGTATTTTGGCATTTCGGTGCCACCAAACGCACATTTGAGCACAGTCACCCTGTAGTTACCGTCGACGCAACGCATCTTAAAGGGGCATACAAGGGTAAGGCGATCGTGGCGCTTGTGAAGACTGCTAACCACAGAGTCGTGCCAGTCGCATATGCCGTAATAGACGAGGAGTCAACCCACAGCTGGTATTGGTTCTTGAAATATCTAAAAATATACGTTCTGCAAGATACGTTCACTTGCATAATCTCTGATCATCATTCTAGCATCCTTTCTGCTATAGTCAAGATGGATACAAAATTTCCGAACTGGGGAGTTCACAG GTACTGCATGGAGCACGTTCGTGCCAATATGATTGCAAGCGTCCCGAAGAAGAAAGGAATATATGGGTTATGTTGGGCCGTTTCAACCGCTTTGGATCAGGAACAATATACAAAGGCTTGGACAGATCTTATACAAACGAGTCATCATGCAGCTATATACCTTCAACGTATTCCCCTAGAGAAATGGACATTGTTCCAAGACGGATTCTACCGATGGGGCATCACTACCTCCAACGACGCGGAGAGTTACAATAACGTTCTTAGAGGAGATCAATTCTTGCCAATAAGGGCGTTAGTCCAGGCCACTCATGCAAAAGCTATGGCGATTTTTACTGACGAGATGGCAAAAATAAATAGGATTAGATATCCTCTTGCAGAGATCCCGTATCGAACCTTCCAAGATAACAAAATGAGGGACAGGCGGTACGATGTATCGTTATATCCAAACTGTCCCGACCGTACGTTCCGTGTCATATCTCCGTCGTTGCGTATGGGAGTTCCGGGCCGTGAACACACTGTACGATTTGACACGGGTTCATGCACATGTTTAGAGTGGGACACTTACAGGATTCCTTGTTCTCACGCAATGGTCATTGGGAAGGCACTTGGCGTTCGTCGTCTAGATCTAGTTGACAGTTGTCACACATGGGATGGTTGGAGACATCAATTCAATGGTGTATTTCATCCTGTACCGAATGATTGGCCCGTATCCGAGTTTTTTTTACTACCGGATGACACGCGGATGGTTCATCATACAGGTCTTGGTCGCAGAAGAAATAACAGACGAATAAGGGGCGCGAGGGACTATGCGATCAATCGAGGTACAAGACCACGCGCATGCAGCAACTGCAATGGACATGACCACAATAGGAGGAAATGCCCTTTCAGTCATTCCGCTGCGGATAGATTGCCGTTGAACATGTTGCACGATCCATACGGACTTCAAGGAAATGCCCCTCTCGATTACCAGGATTCCGACTACGATGATGACtacgaagaggaagaaccggatgaTGACGACGAGGATGATgacgacgacgatgatgatgacgacgtAGATGAATGA
- the LOC139884398 gene encoding squalene epoxidase 3-like, producing the protein MDQNVYEEIKYNVFIHFVYHLIAMCLSIKSQEFCSSCKKYLIPTSNQYCTSNSFIATYMIFLGNCNNDIKVSFFMDQYILATLFGFFFLYIILGYRRINQKSNANKGKDQSLMTTQIDAGKTYDDGTDVIIVGAGVAGSALAYTLGKDGRKVRVIERDLAEPDRIVGELLQPGGYLKLIELGLEDCVEEIDAQRVLGYALFKDGKNTRLSYPLEKFHSDVSGRSFHNGRFIQRMREKASTLPNVSLEQGTVTSLLEENGTIKGIQYKTKDGQEHRANAPLTIVCDGCFSNLRRSLCTPKVDVPSCFVGLVLEDCKLPFENYGHVILADPSPILFYPISSTEVRCLVDVPGQKIPSIGNGEMANYLKTKVAPQVPPEIRDSFLSAIEKGNIRTMPNRSMPADPHPTPGALLMGDAFNMRHPLTGGGMTVALSDIVVLRDLLKPLCDLNDSASLCSYLECFYTLRKPVASTINTLAGALYKVFSASLDQARKEMRQACFDYLSLGGVFSTGPVALLSGLNPRPLSLVLHFFAVAIYGVGRLLMPFPSFKRMWIGARLISSASGIIFPIIKAEGVRQMFFPATIPAVYRAPPAK; encoded by the exons ATGGATCAGAATGTATATGAAGAAATAAAGTATAATGTGTTTATTCATTTTGTTTATCATCTAATAGCAATGTGTTTATCCATCAAGTCGCAAGAGTTCTGC TCATCATGCAAGAAATACTTGATCCCAACTTCTAACCAATATTGTACGTCTAATTCTTTTATTGCTACTTATATGATCTTTCTTGGTAATTGCAATAATGATATT AAAGTTTCGTTCTTCATGGATCAATACATTCTAGCTACTCTCTTTGGCTTTTTTTTTCTCTACATCATTTTGGGTTATCGGAGAATCAACCAGAAAAGCAATGCGAATAAGGGAAAAGATCAGAGCTTGATGACGACCCAGATCGACGCCGGAAAAACCTATGATGACGGCACTGACGTCATCATTGTCGGTGCCGGGGTTGCTGGTTCAGCACTTGCTTATACCCTGGGAAAG GATGGAAGAAAAGTTCGTGTAATAGAAAGAGATTTAGCAGAGCCAGACCGAATTGTTGGGGAGCTGCTTCAGCCAGGAGGATACTTGAAATTAATTGAATTAGGCCTGGAAG ATTGTGTGGAGGAAATTGATGCTCAGAGAGTTCTTGGCTATGCTCTCTTCAAGGATGGTAAAAACACAAGATTGTCATATCCTTTGGAGAAGTTTCATTCAGATGTTTCTGGAAGGAGCTTCCATAACGGACGTTTCATTCAGAGAATGAGAGAGAAAGCTTCTACTCTTCCTAA TGTGAGTCTAGAGCAAGGAACAGTAACATCCCTTCTAGAAGAAAACGGGACAATTAAAGGCATTCAATATAAAACTAAGGACGGTCAAGAGCATCGTGCCAATGCTCCTCTTACAATTGTTTGTGATGGATGCTTTTCCAATCTGCGTCGATCTCTTTGTACCCCTAAG GTTGACGTACCTTCTTGCTTTGTGGGTTTGGTCCTGGAGGATTGCAAACTGCCATTTGAAAATTACGGGCATGTCATTTTAGCAGATCCatctccaatcttgttttatccaatCAGTAGTACTGAGGTTCGATGTTTAGTCGATGTTCCTGGTCAGAAAATTCCATCAATTGGTAATGGTGAAATGGCTAACTATTTGAAGACCAAGGTGGCACCACAG GTTCCACCTGAGATTCGAGATTCATTTCTATCAGCAATTGAGAAAGGTAATATTAGGACCATGCCAAACAGAAGCATGCCTGCTGATCCTCATCCTACTCCCGGAGCTCTTCTTATGGGAGATGCTTTCAACATGCGTCATCCTTTGACAGGTGGCGGAATGACAGTAGCTCTTTCTGATATTGTCGTTCTTCGAGATCTTCTCAAGCCATTATGTGACCTTAATGATTCAGCTTCCCTATGCAGTTATCTCGAATGCTTTTACACATTGCGCAAG CCAGTGGCTTCTACAATAAATACTTTGGCTGGTGCACTATACAAGGTGTTTTCTGCTTCCCTGGATCAGGCTAGGAAGGAAATGCGTCAAGCATGCTTTGACTATTTAAGTCTAGGAGGGGTCTTTTCGACCGGTCCAGTTGCTTTACTCTCCGGTCTAAACCCAAGACCATTGAGCCTGGTTCTCCATTTCTTTGCCGTGGCTATCTATGGAGTTGGTCGGCTACTCATGCCATTTCCTTCCTTTAAGCGCATGTGGATCGGTGCTAGATTAATTTCG AGTGCCTCAGGGATTATTTTCCCAATTATCAAAGCGGAAGGGGTGAGGCAGATGTTCTTCCCAGCTACTATTCCTGCAGTTTATAGAGCTCCTCCTGCAAAATAA